gggtaccagtaccgagtcaatgtgctggggtaaggtgactatgcatagataataaacagcacgtagcagcagtgtaaaaccaggggtgggggggtgtcaatgtaaatagttaattgttcagcagtcttagcttaacagaagctgttaaggagccttttggagcTTGGAGCTTCAGTACCGCttaccatgcagtagcagagagaactatgacttgggtgactggacaATTTttctggccttcctctgacaccgcctagtatataggtcttggatggcaggaagcttggccccagtgatgtactgggccgtacgcccaACCAtgtgtagcgccttacggtcggatgccgagcagttgccataccaggtggtgatgcaactggtcaggatgctctcgatggtgcagatgtagaacTTTTGAAGGATCtggggacctatgccaaatcttttcagtctcctgagggggaaatggTGTTGCCGTGCccacttcacgactgtcttggtgtgtttggaccgtgatagtttgttggtgatgtggacaccaaggaacttgaagctccggacccgctccactacagccttgtcgatgttaatgggggcctgttcagccctccttttcctgtagtccacaatcagctcctttgtcttgctcaccacactgtcaggtgtCTGACCTCCCTATAGTCTTATCGTTGTCGGTGATTGTTGTGTGGTGAGCTTTTGTGTTGTCAGCAGACTTACtgttggtgttggagtcgtgcttggccacgcagtcgagTTTGAACAGgatgggactaagcacgcacccctaaggagccccagtgttgaggatcagtgtggcagatgtgttgttgcctacccttaccacctgggggcagcccgtcaggaagtccagggtccagtttcagaggaaggtgttttgtcccaggatccttagcttagtgattaactttgtgggcactatggtgttgaatgttgagctgtagtcaataaaagcattctcacatacagtaccagtctaaagtttggacacatctactcattcaagtttttttccctacattgtagaataatagataaataacacatggaatcatgtagtaacaaaaaaagtaacaaaaaaagtgttaaacaaatcaaaatatattttatatttgagattcttcaaagcaggcaccctttgccttgatgacagctttgcacacttggcattctctcaaccagcttcacctggaatgcttttccaatcgtcttgaaggagtttcgatgtcttcactattattctacaatgtaaaaaaataaagaaaaccctagaatgagtaggcatgtccaaacttttgactggtactgtaggtgttccttttgtccaggtgggaaagggcagtgtggagtgcgattgagattgcgtcatctatggatctgttggggtagtatgtgagtgggtctagagtttcctGGATGAGGGTGTtgatgactagcctttcaaagcacttcatggctaccaatgtgagtgctacggggcggttaccttcactttcttgggcacagtgactatggtggtctgcttaaaacatgtaggtattacagactcggtcagggagaggttgaaaatgtcagtgaagacacttgccagttggtctgcgcatgctcagagtacacatcctagtaatccgtctggccccgcggccttgtgaatgtttacctgttttaaaggtcttgctcacatcggagagcgtgatcacacagtagtctggaacagctggtgctcatgcatgcttcagtgttgcttgcctcgacgcgaacataaaaggcatttagctcatctggtaggctcgtggctgggtttccctttctaGTCCATAATCGTTTGCCAGCCCTGTCACATCTgacaagcatcagagccggtgtaatatgattcaatcttagtcctgtattgacgctttgcctgtttgagggcatagcaggatttcttaaaagcgtccggattagtgttccgctgcttgaaagcggcagctttagACTTTAGCtaggtgcggatgttgcctgtaatccatggcttctggtttggatatgtacgcacggtcactgtggggacgacgtcgtcgatgcacttattgatgaagctggtgattgaggtggtatactcctcaatgccttaggatgaatcccagaacttattccagtctgtgcttgcaaaacagtcctgtagtgtagcatccgcgtcacctgaccacttctgtattgagcgggtcactggtacttcctgctttagttttagtttttgcttgtaagcatgaatcaggagaatagaattatggtcagatttgccaaatggagggtgagtgaGAGCTTTGTAtacgtttctgtgtgtggagtaaaggtggtctagagttttttttttctctgattgcacatgtgacatgctggtagaaatgaggtagaaTGGATTAAAGTTTACCTGCAttgaagtccccggccactaggagcgccgcttctggatgagcattttcttgatTGCTTAtagccttatacagctcattgagtttggtctcagtgccagcatcggtttggtGTAAAAGGGatggctacaaataatataggtgaaaactctcttggtagatagtgtggtctacagtttatcatgaggtacACTACCTCAGGCgtgcaataccttgagacttctttaatattagacatcacgcacCAGGTGTTATTGACAAATGGACACACACCTCCATCCCTTATCTTACCAGActtagctgttctgtcctgctgatgcacggaaaacccagccagctctatattatcagtGTCGTCATTCAtccacgacttggtgaaacatattacagtttttaatgtcccgttggtaggatgaTTTCGAACGGAGATCCtccagtttattttccagtgattgcacgcTGGTAgatagaacggatggtagaggcgggttgcCCACTCACCGACGATTTCTCACAAGGCACCACAATCTCCACCACCTGTAtttccgtcttttcttcacgcgagtgacagggatttgggccagGTCTCggagaagcagtatatccttctcgtCTGActtattaaataaaaaatctttgtccagttcgaggtgcgTCATCaatgttctgatatccagaagctcttttcggtcataagagacggtagcagcaacatcaaTACTCTGGCACCctccccttgcgaggataactgcactgagcctttttctgaCATGTTTGAtgtgattggagaacacattggaagGGATCTTAgatcattcctccatacagatccTTGATATTTTATCTGTGCTTATGGACTGCGCTCTGCAATTTAAACCACCGGTTTTGAAAGGgattcaagtccggagactgagatggccattgcaaaatgttgattttgtggtcaattaaccatttctttgtggttTTGATGTGTGCATTGATTGGTTCTCTCAAGTGTTTATTTGGTTGAGATCTCTGGTTGTTTGTATTTGAAAATCCAACAGTTAAAATGGAAGGGGGTGGCATTTGGGGGCTGTGTGTTGCTGAGTGTGTGGGTGTTTAAGTGGGAAAGACACAGAGGAGAACCAAACAGTAAAAGCAtgtacaatgaacaaaaatggaaacacaacatgtaaagcgttggtcccatgtttcatgaactgaaataaaagatcccagaaatgtgccatgctcacaaaaagcttatttctccaaaaaaataaaacacaaatttgtttacatccctgttagtaagcatttatcctttgccaagataatccattcacctgacaggtgtggcatgattaacaagctgattaaacagcatggtcattacacaggtgcaccttgtgctagagacaataaaatgtgtagttttgtcacacaacaccatgCACAGATGTttcaatgtccaccagagctgttgccagagaattgaatgttaatttctttaccatacgCCGCcatcaacattgttttagagattttggcggtacatccaaccggcctcacagccGCAGACCACATATATGTTGTCATATGGGCGAGCGGTTTGTGAACACCAAACCCACCACCGGTGGGCGTGGCCCAAGAGCTCTATTTTCAattcatccaacaaatgtaaaatGCCTGGAGTTTTCTAAacagcattggcacttggattaaAACTGGTGCTAtgatcagatgacatgaaaatagagctctatgGCCATGCACACCAGGGGTGGGTTTGGTGTCGAAAGAAGGATGCATATGTGGAAAAGAACCCCATACCAACTGCacaatatggtggtggatcttttagtttatggggctattttgcttccactggtcatGGAGCGCTTTTTAAGGTCAACGACATCATCATtaattcaaatccaattttattggtcgcatacacatatttagcggatggtattgcgggtgtagcgaaatgcttctgttcctagctccaacagtgcagtagtatcttaaCAGTTCACAACAAtgcacacatctaaaagtaaaataatggaatttataaatattaggacgggcaatgtcggagtggcattgactaaaatatagtagaatagaatacagtatatacagttgaagtcgtaagtttacatacacttaggttggagtcattaaaacaattttttttcaaccactccacaaatgtcttgttaactaactatagttttggcaagtcggttaggacatctattttgtgcatgacacaagtaatttttccaacaacttgTTACAGACAGaacatttcacttataatttactgtatcacagttccagtgggtcagattacatacactaagttgactgtgcatttaaacagattggaaaattccagaaaaatatgtaatggctttagaagcttctgattgggtaattgacataatttgagtcaattgaaggtgtacctgtggatgtatttcaaggcttacctttaAACTCtgtttctttgcttgacatcatgggaaaatcaaaagaaaccagaaaagacctcagaaaaacaattgtagacctccacaagtctggttcatccttgggagcaatttccaaacacctgaaggtaccacgttcatctgtacaaacaccatgggaccacgcagctgtcataccgctcaggaaggagatacgttctgtctcctagagatgaacatgcttggttgcgaaaagtacaaatcaatcccagaacaacagcaaaggaccttgtgaagatgctggaggaaacgggtacaaaaagtatctatatccacagtaaaacgagtcctatatcgacataacctgaaaggccgctcagcaaggaaaaagccactgctccaaaaccaccataaaaaagacagacttcggtttgcaactgcacatggggacaaagattgcactttttggagaaatgtcctctagtctgatgaaacaaaaatagaactgtttggccataatgaccattgttatgtttggaggaaaaagggggatgcttgcaagctgaagaacaccatcccaactgtgaaacacgggggtggcagcatcatgttgtgggggtgctttgctgcaggaggactggtgcacttcacaaaatagatggcatcatgaagacggagaattatgtggatatattgaagcaacatctcaagacatcagtcagaaacgtcgcaaatgggtcttccaaatggacaatgacccaagcatacttctaaagttgtggcaacatggcttaaggacaacgaagtaaaggtattggagtggccatcacaaagccatgacctcaatcccatagaaaatttgtggcagaactgaaaaagcgtgtgcgagcaaggaagcctacaaacctgactccgttacaccagctctgtcaggaggaatgggccaaaattcacccaacttattgtgggaagcttgtggaaggctacctgaaatgtttgacccaagttcaacaatttaaaggcaatgctaccaaatactaattgagtatatgtaaacttctgacccactggaaatgtgatgaaagaaaaggtgaaataaatctctctactattattctgacatttcacattcttaaaataaagtggtgatcctaactaacctaagacagggaatttttactagtattaaatgtcagaattgtgaaactgagtttaaatgtatttggctaaggtgtatgtaaacttccgacttcaactgtacataagagatgagtaaagcagtatgtaaacattattaaagtgactagtgttctattattaaagtgaccagtgattccatgtctatgtatatagggaagCAGGACTCTAAGATGCAGGGTTGAgcaaccgggtggtagccggctagtgatggctatttaacagtctgatggccttgaagaTAGAAGCCGTTTGGAGAacacccagtaccaggacattttagccaaaaatctgtctgtctctgctagTAGGCAGAAAATGGATCTTCCCGCAAGCCAATAACCCCAAACACACAGCAAAATTcacaaatcaacattttgcaatgggtaTCTGTCTCtggacttgaatcccattgaaaacagTGGTTTGAACTGAGGAGGGCAGTCCATACGCTCAGtagaaggatatcaaggatctggaaagattctgtatggaggaatggtctaagttACCTCCCAATGTACTCTAATCTtacaacattttagaaaaaggctcagtgccgttatccATGCAAGGGATTTAATACAGTCTTTTTTACTAATCTTTAtgaagggtgccaatcatttttaACCTGACTGTATTTTGGTGACGATTGTAGCTGTGGAAATGTTATTagacaagctctctctctctctctctctctctcttgtttctttTAACTTTAGATAACTCAAAAGGCTAGTCGAATGTGCCTGAAAACATATTCCATTTCCTTACCTTGTCTTAGTTTTATCATTGTCAGTTTGTCCTTATTTGACCTCTTTTGTTCACAGCTGAGTGTCCGAGGCAAAAACAAGCGGGAGAAGATGGAAGATTTCTTCAAGAATGTGGTGAAGTCAGCAGACGGCGTGTTAGTGGCAGGGGTGAAGGTGAGTTGGGTTTGCTTTTCTGTGTAAACCATTCCTTCACTCTTTTCTATGTAAATCCATTCAGCCAAGTAAATGGGGATTGAACTTGCTTTGAGTTTTATATTTGAATGAAATCACAAAATAATTATTTTGCGACTTACGCATTGGTTGAAAAACATTGTTTAGCATCATGAATGGTGCTCACATTTTGTATAAATGCAGTTGTCAAAATCTGTATCTTCAGATTTGTATTTAGTCTTTAACAGTTAGTATGTGTATAAAGTTTGACATTGTCTTTTGGATTTCAGGATGTAGATGATTTCTTTGAGCATGAGAAGACATTCCTTTTAGAGTACCATAATCGTGTCAAAGATGCCTCCTCCAAATCTGATAGAATGATCAGGTCTCACAAAAGTAAGTCTCCTCACTGTCTCATAATCTTCACGTGCTAGGTAAGCTTTCTGCTGTATAAATGGATATTAATCAGTTATTGAGAATGAGATTGATTTGAGTAATTCCAATTTAATGTATTGAAATGACGTTTTTGCTGTGAACTGTTGGTGAGTCACTTTGGTATCACGTTTTAATGTTTGTGGAAATCAGCCTGTTTGTGCTTGTGGTGTGCGTTGTATTTTAAGTCTATTTTCTGTTTCATATTAATTCGCTGACAAATATGGAAATGGGTAAGTTGTTTGGTTATTTGTAGTTGGGTCAGTCGGTCTTAAAATGTTGGGGATGACAGCCGACTCAATTCTAAACTTTGTCATGTTCCTAAAAAATGTTTTGGCTGAGCACAATAACTTGTAAATTACCTGGTTTTTTCGTAGCCATATTCAAAAATGTTATATCTTAATAGGTAAGAGCCATGAGGTTCCCTTTTAGTcttttgaaaaaaaaatgttCTGCCAGTTTTTTCACACCTAAATCCTAATTTGACAGCTTCAGGAAACAAATTCCCCTCAGAAATCTAGTCCTCTGTCATTCCCAAGAATCAGACAATACATCTGTCATGTCCGCAGCTTTGTGTAGGAACTACTATGTCTGTATGTAACCTAATTTCCACAGCATTAAAAAATGATACTGTGTTTGAAAAGTGACTCCTGCGTATTTGAAATTGTCTTGCTGCAGATGTTTTATCATTGTAGGTTATTTTCTGAAAGATGTTTGCTTGCATTTTTATTGATATATTTTGTACATGATTGACcgaccatctgtgtgtgtgtgagtatggggGTTGAGCTGTTATTTGAAATGTAATGTGATCTAATGCGAGTTCCTCTGTTGAAGATGCTGCAGATGATATCAATAGAATCGCCTCCACACTGTACACTTTAGGAACCCAGGACTCCACAGATGTGTGCAAGTATGCAAAGAgtttccccttttctctccataCATTGTCTGCTGCCAACAATCTACAATAACTCAAAAATATAATCTAGAAACTATAGTAACTCAAATGCAACTTACTGTTTTCCAGATTTTTCTTGAAAGTCTCTGAGCTGTTTGAGAAAACACGGGTACGAGGATTTCTCTTTAATATTGTATTCTATGTATGACGCAATTTTGTCAATTTGTTGTGTACCAGCTATGAACACCGAAGCATAGGCTATGATCAATAACTATATACATTATAGCCAAAAACTAGACCTGTGGTGACCGGTGGTGATTGGTCACAATGTAGATCTTGTCTAAAGTTCACAAGTTTCTGCTGCTGTCCCTTCCTCTACAGAAAATAGAGGCTCGAGTGGCTGCAGATGAGGACCTGAAACTTGCCGACTTACTGAAGTATTATCTCAGGGAGTCACAAGCTGCTAAGGTACCTAACATGACCCTGCTTTTCTTAATCATCAATCAATTATGATTAGATACCCTGGTCAGTTTTCAGATACCCTGGTCAGTTATCAGGGGTATTCTCTGACCATTTTCATcagacagtgttgtagtgttagtATTAATGTGCTCTATGGAATCTGCTGTTCTTCAGGATCTATTGTATAGACGAGGGAGGGCCCTGGTAGATTACGAGAATGCAAACAAAGCTCTGGACAAAGCCAGGGCAAAGAACAAAGATGTGCTTCAGGCAGAGACCAGCCAGCAGGTGTGCTGTCAGAAGTTTGAGAAAATCTCAGAGTCCGCAAAGCAAGGTACTTTATCCACtttctttatatatttatttatttatttaatttttaatttttattattgcttgagaaattgctctttgttaagaagctatttttgtttctttttgaccatttttaatttttaaaccGTCACggtaaggtacttaattgctacccagaaatgatttgatattgagataaaaaccactgcattggaccttttttTTTGCCGTATTAATAATTCAAGGCATTTCATACTTTTCCAAAAAGTATCCCTCCCTGTTGAAAATTATATCAGACTCCCAAGTTTTGCATGTAAGAGAAGCTTAACCAGATTAGGGATGTAGAGGGGTGAACCTGATAATGTTCTGCAATTCCGGAATAGAGCTTATAGACTTCAAGACGAGACGAGTAGCAGCCTTCAGAAAGAACTTGGTGGAACTTGCCGAACTGGAACTCAAACATGCTAAGGTCATTTTTTATTATACATGGTTGTCTATTAGCGATTCTATCaagtctgtatcacaaccggccgtgattgggagtcccatagggtggcgcacaattggcccagtatcttccgggtttggccggtgtaggccgtcattttaaataagaatttgtttttaactgacttgcctagttacttttttttttaaataaaataattaagacTTTCAAAACTGATTTTTCACCAGGTTTAGGCTAATCCTCTTTCTCGCTACTTCTCCACAGGGTAATTTACAATTATTGCAAAGCTGTGTCGGGGTCCTCAAAGGAGACACTTAGGTCTTTACTGAAGGTTCACTGTACAGAGCTTTCCCCGCTTTGGTCTGGTCTTCACTGAGAAGATGGAAGAGAGAGCATATCTGGGGTCCGTTTGTTTTCAGGATGTCTGTTCGTAGTCATCACCAGAGACACCGAACTCCACCCACAACCCCCCCTAAAACGTGAGGAAGCCGCAGTGGAATACCTGCAATATCCACACAGCACAAGAACCTACAACTTTGTTAAATCACTTTTTCATTGTTAACAGCAATCATAATTTTCCATGGGAATCTTCTCCCAATCTATATCACGTCATGTCTGTCCAGATTGATAATTTGTTATTATTTTGCTTAGTGTAATCTTTGAGGCCAATAGTTTCAGTAAAACTTTTTTCTGTGATGCTGCTCAGTTACTTTTTCCATTCTTACTATTATTGAAGTGTATTGTCACTAAAAGCCTTGTACATGTTGTATTTGTTCTCACTGTACTGCTAATGATTGTTTAAATTTGTACTAATACTTTTGTTTTTCAGTCATTTCATAGTTatgttctatgttcttttttccaTTACAGACAAGTAATGCTTCAGTATGTTTGCCTTAATGTAGAGTAAGCCTATCAAGtattgttaaaaaataaaaaataaaaataaaaaattgataCGTTTTTTGTTTTTCCCCAGGTTTTTTTTAAGTGCACTGTATATGAATGTTTTTTTCCTTCTGTGACCAAAGCTTCCATTTATTTAGATGGAGAAATGCTGAAACAAATGGTTGTATTGATAATGATGATTAAAATGATTACGAAAATATGAATAATAAATGATACTGTTTACCTTAGAACCGTCCTGAACATATTTCATTAAATGTTTTGACTAGGCTATTTGTTGTCCATCTATCTAGTTGTAAACATTTTTAATTTTGTATCTTTTATGACTCCGAGAAACTTGGAAGAAAAGCCAGGGGAAGCAAATGGAAAAGTACCTTCAATATCATATTAAACTCCATTTCGACTGTTCATATTAAGGTTGAATAAAAAGATGATTGCCACTTTTTAAACTGCTTGTACTAGGTTGTTTCTTTCATCTTGAATGTGTGGATTATGTTGTGTAGATCAGTGTGGGGGGAATCTACATTTCATAAAtggaagggggtgaatacttacacAAGCCTCTATTTGAGCAATCCCCTTTTCTAAAATCTACAGTTGCCTGCTAGTTTTGAACGCCTGGGACTTTTACTTTGAAAAGCGCAAATCGGAAGTAATGTGACATATCAGGAAGTAAGCTACAAGGTCCTGGCGACGAAGCTTTATAAAGTTTCCAcctttgtttacctttatttcgACCGTTCTCGTAACTTCATTTGCTAGCTAGAATTCATAAAATACAAAATGAACAGACAAGTAGAGTATGATTCATATGAGATAGAGGAGCCAAGTGATGAAGAAAGAGCTGAGGACAGGTAATTGTGGTTGCATGGTTTGACGTTAGGTAGCGTTTGGCTAGCTAGCACACTAAGAACGCAAGCGGGTCGTCCAATGCAAGCATGGTTGCTGGTGATGCTATCTACTTAACGTTAGTAGCCGAACAGTAACATGCAAACCGATTTCAATGTTAAATGTTTGGGTACAGTATTGTTTCCATATTCTATAGCTTGATTCGCTTGAAGGCCCATTAACGTTACTTGGGCACTGTGAAGTAGGGGTTGGATCTGTgaagcagggttggggtcaattccatttcaacaaTTGACTGGATTTAAATGTAATTGAACCCAGTCCTGTTATAAAGAAGTATTTTATTATTAGGGTGCAAAGTTGTGAGTGTTGTTCAAACAGGATCTGACCAATGACTGTTCAATATGAAAACTGTATGACATCAAGACCCTCTTAATTTGTTGCTGTATTTCCAGCTCTGAGGATGAGCTGGATGTGCTCTTGAACGGGACCCCGGATCAGAAGAGGAAGCTCATCCGAGAATACTTGACTGGGGAGAGTGAGTCCTCCAGTGGGGATGAGtttgagaaagagatggaggcagAGCTCAGCACCACCATCAAGACTATGGAGTGCAAATGGGCGCCACCTACAGCACCAGCAGGTGGGAGTTTTCTTCTAGCATCAATAGTTTTTTTGTGTCATTTTGGCTGGCGGCGGCAGCAATGCacactgttgttctgttgtgaATAGAGAGAACACTTCAGCTGCAATTACTGGCCGGGGGTCTGGGAGCatctaaagctaatttcctgcatttctacacaatctaTGACCCTTTGGGGGTCACTTGTATTGTacataagaatagaatatgtttctaaatacttctacatgaatgtggatgccaccaagattatggataatcctgaatgaatcgtgaataacgaGAAAGTTatagacacacaaatatcatGAGCATAGTGTTATATACAGACAGTGCACCATGACAGATCTATAACGTTACATTGCTATGCTGACTATGATTGGGGTGGAAATAATATCTAACATTAGCCAACTTTTGTCAGCCATAACAGTACATCAACTGGCGAAAACGAGCCAAGTTAATGTACTTCCGTTGAAACGGGAAGAAACAAAGGTTACAGAACATTTCCATAAACACAACATCTGTTAGATACTGCTACCTGACAGATTGCTAGAGGCTAGAGCTGAACTGGCTGTTAGTTCATTCACTTCAGACAGAACATCAGTCGATTCGAGATGGAACATTAGCTAATGTTACATGTCAGTTACACTACTAGCTCAGCACTGGGAATAAATAACTATTTTTCTGTTAAGTCAAAGAGCAGTTACCTTTCCAGCTCATTCAGTCAAataaagagtagccagtttctgctcaGCTTGCTTTTACaattcggggggggggggagcacaacacaacacacacagacaaaagctGCCTCTATTTGCGCACACTGTGGTGTCCACACATTCCTAAATCAAACCGGCTGAAACCACCAAACAACCTACCGCGCTTAGGCCCCCTCATGGTCTTAAAGCACAGCACACCAATGCCTGTTTTTGTATCACAatgcaatgataaaactgggagGGACAAAAACTttcccagtgaaagttgcgcccctgtctATCAATAATATTGTACTGCTAGGGCCTCCtgtgtggcgcagtggttaagggcgctgtactgcagcgccagctgcgccaccagagactctgggtttgcgcccaggctctgtcgtaaccggcctcgaccgggaggtccgtggggg
This genomic stretch from Oncorhynchus kisutch isolate 150728-3 linkage group LG7, Okis_V2, whole genome shotgun sequence harbors:
- the LOC109894332 gene encoding sorting nexin-6-like isoform X1, whose protein sequence is MMQEGLDDGPDFLSEEDRGPRAVNVDLQTDATLQVDISDALSERDKVKFTVHTKSTLPNFKQNEFSVVRQHEEFIWLHDSFVENEEYAGYIIPPAPPRPDFDASREKLQKLGEGEGSMTKEEFTKMKQELEAEYLAIFKKTVAMHEVFLCRVAAHPVLRKDMNFHVFLEYNQDLSVRGKNKREKMEDFFKNVVKSADGVLVAGVKDVDDFFEHEKTFLLEYHNRVKDASSKSDRMIRSHKNAADDINRIASTLYTLGTQDSTDVCKFFLKVSELFEKTRKIEARVAADEDLKLADLLKYYLRESQAAKDLLYRRGRALVDYENANKALDKARAKNKDVLQAETSQQVCCQKFEKISESAKQELIDFKTRRVAAFRKNLVELAELELKHAKGNLQLLQSCVGVLKGDT
- the LOC109894332 gene encoding sorting nexin-6-like isoform X2, whose product is MTKEEFTKMKQELEAEYLAIFKKTVAMHEVFLCRVAAHPVLRKDMNFHVFLEYNQDLSVRGKNKREKMEDFFKNVVKSADGVLVAGVKDVDDFFEHEKTFLLEYHNRVKDASSKSDRMIRSHKNAADDINRIASTLYTLGTQDSTDVCKFFLKVSELFEKTRKIEARVAADEDLKLADLLKYYLRESQAAKDLLYRRGRALVDYENANKALDKARAKNKDVLQAETSQQVCCQKFEKISESAKQELIDFKTRRVAAFRKNLVELAELELKHAKGNLQLLQSCVGVLKGDT